Proteins encoded in a region of the Thermocaproicibacter melissae genome:
- the hisH gene encoding imidazole glycerol phosphate synthase subunit HisH codes for MIAILDYGAGNLMSVVKAFRFLGSEPVVTSDPEVLAQASAAVLPGVGAFGNAMTRLKQSGLKQPVLDYIDSGRPFLGICVGLQLLFEESEEAPGVPGLGVLKGRICRIPEAPGLKIPHIGWNSLNISDRSGLFQGLEEHPYVYFVHSYYVKAADRSDVTATAEYGVTIDASVRHGNLYATQFHPEKSGRAGLQMLRNFINLIGKGES; via the coding sequence GTGATAGCCATTCTTGATTACGGAGCCGGAAATCTCATGAGCGTTGTCAAAGCGTTTCGATTTCTCGGAAGCGAGCCGGTCGTTACATCAGACCCGGAAGTGCTTGCGCAGGCTTCCGCTGCCGTGCTGCCCGGCGTGGGCGCGTTTGGCAATGCGATGACCCGTTTGAAACAATCCGGACTGAAGCAACCCGTGCTGGACTATATCGATTCCGGCAGGCCTTTCCTCGGGATATGTGTCGGTCTCCAGCTTCTCTTCGAGGAAAGCGAGGAGGCGCCCGGCGTTCCGGGCCTTGGAGTTCTAAAAGGGCGCATTTGCCGCATTCCGGAGGCTCCGGGTTTGAAAATCCCTCATATCGGTTGGAATTCTTTGAATATTTCCGATAGAAGCGGGTTGTTTCAGGGATTGGAAGAACATCCGTATGTTTATTTCGTCCATTCGTATTATGTGAAAGCTGCAGACCGCAGCGACGTAACGGCTACCGCCGAATACGGCGTTACCATAGATGCGTCGGTCAGGCACGGCAACCTTTATGCTACGCAGTTTCACCCTGAAAAAAGCGGACGAGCCGGGCTGCAGATGCTCCGCAACTTTATAAATCTGATCGGGAAGGGGGAATCCTGA
- a CDS encoding DUF1540 domain-containing protein encodes MTDLYCGVSACANNRNRLCCRPDIMVGGPDSVDAKQTYCANFLDRSEKHPKNSVDNRSPNPSLMVHCEVTNCTYNEDRACSADHIEIRTTQVNNGQIKTECATFETDAR; translated from the coding sequence ATGACGGATCTTTACTGCGGAGTTTCCGCATGCGCCAATAACCGTAACAGGCTTTGCTGCCGCCCGGATATTATGGTAGGCGGACCGGACTCTGTCGACGCGAAGCAAACCTATTGCGCAAATTTTCTGGACCGTTCCGAAAAGCATCCAAAAAATTCAGTTGACAATAGGTCGCCGAATCCTTCCCTTATGGTACACTGCGAAGTAACGAACTGCACTTATAATGAAGACAGGGCTTGCAGTGCGGATCATATCGAAATCCGCACCACACAGGTCAATAACGGTCAAATCAAAACAGAGTGCGCAACATTTGAGACGGACGCTCGATGA
- the der gene encoding ribosome biogenesis GTPase Der: MAKSVVAIVGRPNVGKSTLFNKLIGSRVSIVDDTPGVTRDRVYGTCEWSGREFSIVDTGGIEIDPDDEILSRIREQAELAIDAADVIVFVTDIRAGVTASDAEIASMLLKSGKPVLLCVNKCDSIGEPPAEFYEFYSLGLGDPICVSSVHGHGTGDLLDAIVKHLPPENEDKQNDDAIRVAVIGKPNVGKSSLVNYISGEERCIVSNQAGTTRDAIDIEIENKHGRFVFVDTAGMRRKSRVENAIERYSMLRAQMAIERSDVCVIMIDGTVGFTEQDSKVAGLAHEAGKGCVIAVNKWDAVEKTENTLPLYRKRLQQDFSFMSYADIIFISAKTGQRIDRLFEAIKEAAKANATRITTGALNEILAQATLRVQPPTDKGKRLKIYYMTQVSTKPPTFVFFVNSKDLFHFSYQRYLENIIRDTFGLVGTPIHFIVRERGEKQGG, translated from the coding sequence ATGGCAAAATCGGTTGTAGCAATCGTCGGAAGACCGAATGTGGGAAAATCCACACTTTTTAACAAGCTCATTGGGAGCCGCGTTTCTATTGTAGATGATACACCCGGTGTTACCCGGGATAGAGTTTATGGTACCTGTGAATGGAGCGGGCGTGAGTTTTCCATCGTTGACACGGGCGGCATCGAGATTGACCCTGACGACGAGATTTTGTCCCGTATTCGGGAACAGGCAGAATTGGCAATTGATGCGGCAGATGTTATTGTATTTGTAACGGATATTCGTGCCGGCGTAACCGCGTCGGATGCAGAGATCGCGTCAATGCTGCTCAAGAGCGGAAAGCCGGTGCTGCTTTGCGTCAATAAGTGCGACAGTATCGGTGAACCTCCTGCGGAATTTTATGAATTTTACAGTCTCGGCCTCGGCGACCCGATTTGCGTTTCGTCCGTTCACGGCCACGGAACCGGCGATCTGCTCGATGCAATCGTCAAGCATCTTCCTCCGGAAAATGAGGACAAGCAGAATGACGATGCTATTCGAGTAGCCGTCATCGGCAAGCCGAACGTGGGCAAATCGTCGCTTGTCAATTACATCAGCGGCGAAGAGCGCTGCATTGTTTCCAATCAGGCGGGAACGACGCGCGATGCCATTGATATTGAAATTGAGAATAAACACGGAAGGTTCGTTTTCGTTGATACCGCCGGCATGCGGAGAAAAAGCCGCGTCGAAAACGCAATAGAGCGTTACAGCATGTTACGCGCGCAAATGGCGATTGAGCGCAGTGATGTGTGCGTTATTATGATCGACGGCACCGTCGGCTTCACCGAACAGGATTCCAAAGTCGCGGGCTTGGCGCATGAAGCAGGAAAAGGCTGTGTTATTGCCGTCAACAAGTGGGATGCCGTTGAAAAGACGGAGAATACGCTGCCCCTTTATCGCAAGCGTCTGCAGCAGGATTTCTCGTTCATGTCCTATGCCGATATCATCTTTATTTCCGCAAAGACAGGCCAGAGAATCGACCGCTTGTTTGAAGCTATCAAGGAGGCTGCAAAGGCAAACGCAACGCGCATCACGACCGGTGCGCTCAATGAAATTCTAGCACAGGCGACTTTGCGCGTTCAGCCGCCTACCGACAAGGGCAAAAGGCTCAAGATTTATTACATGACGCAGGTTTCCACAAAACCGCCGACGTTTGTTTTCTTTGTGAATTCCAAAGATTTGTTTCACTTTTCTTATCAGCGGTATCTTGAAAACATAATTCGTGACACGTTTGGGTTGGTTGGAACACCGATTCACTTTATCGTGCGCGAACGGGGAGAAAAACAGGGAGGGTAA
- a CDS encoding IS1182 family transposase translates to MLEREKLRRDAVEFVNTDLLVPGNHLLRKIDSAVDFSHIYDFVEDLYCEGNGRPSVDPVVLFKIVLIQHLYGIPSLRRTMQEINMNIAYRWFLGYTLNEELPHFSTVSYNFKHRFTEETVEQVFSWILQEANYAGYLEPEAVFVDGTHIKANANINKKIKKAVPQAAKRYASELMEEVNADREDHGKKPFDSTPKPPKEKEIMVSKTDPESGLFQKGEHKKCFAYEAHTACDKHNFVLDVEVTPGNVHDSVAFDAVYGKVTQRFPEIETVVADAAYKTPHICKRVFDDGRVLSTAYKRPMTKAGNLEWWKYVYDEYYDCVICPEYQVLHYATTNREGYREYKSRSYICEKCPFRSRCTESKSCTKTVTRHVWQDYVELAEDIRHTPKYKELYKKRKETIERVFADAKVKYGMRYTLYRGLTQVTNWVKLKFAAMNLKKLAMWKWRDGHPSGFLLILLCLFSYPAYYQENPSFV, encoded by the coding sequence ATGCTGGAACGGGAAAAACTACGCAGAGATGCAGTGGAATTTGTGAATACAGACCTATTGGTGCCGGGAAATCATCTGCTGCGAAAGATTGACAGCGCGGTAGATTTTAGCCATATTTATGATTTTGTAGAAGATTTGTATTGTGAGGGCAACGGTCGTCCTAGTGTGGACCCGGTCGTCCTGTTTAAGATTGTTCTGATCCAGCATCTGTACGGAATTCCCTCTTTACGCCGGACGATGCAGGAAATCAATATGAATATCGCGTATCGGTGGTTTCTGGGATATACACTGAACGAGGAGCTGCCGCATTTCTCCACTGTGAGTTACAATTTTAAGCACCGGTTCACAGAGGAAACCGTGGAGCAGGTGTTTTCGTGGATTTTGCAGGAGGCAAATTACGCCGGATATTTGGAGCCGGAAGCAGTATTTGTGGATGGGACGCATATCAAAGCAAACGCCAACATCAACAAAAAGATCAAAAAGGCAGTTCCTCAGGCGGCAAAGCGATATGCCTCAGAATTAATGGAAGAGGTTAACGCTGACCGGGAAGATCATGGGAAGAAGCCATTCGACAGTACTCCGAAACCGCCGAAGGAAAAAGAAATCATGGTGTCCAAAACAGACCCGGAAAGCGGGTTGTTCCAAAAGGGAGAACACAAGAAGTGCTTTGCCTACGAAGCACATACGGCCTGCGACAAACACAATTTTGTCCTTGACGTTGAGGTGACTCCGGGAAACGTACATGACAGTGTAGCATTTGACGCGGTCTATGGCAAAGTGACTCAACGGTTTCCTGAAATTGAAACGGTGGTGGCGGACGCCGCATACAAAACGCCGCATATCTGTAAACGGGTGTTTGACGACGGGCGGGTACTTTCCACAGCATACAAGCGGCCAATGACCAAAGCAGGAAATCTGGAATGGTGGAAGTATGTATACGACGAATATTATGACTGTGTGATCTGCCCGGAATATCAGGTTCTGCATTATGCAACAACCAACCGTGAGGGATACCGGGAATACAAAAGCCGGAGTTACATCTGCGAAAAATGTCCATTCCGTTCTCGCTGCACCGAGAGTAAAAGCTGTACGAAAACCGTAACGCGGCATGTGTGGCAGGATTATGTGGAGCTTGCGGAAGATATCAGGCACACACCGAAATACAAAGAGCTTTACAAAAAACGAAAAGAAACCATTGAGCGTGTCTTCGCCGATGCAAAAGTGAAATATGGGATGCGGTACACGCTCTACCGGGGCTTAACTCAAGTGACGAATTGGGTTAAGCTTAAGTTTGCTGCCATGAATCTCAAAAAGCTGGCAATGTGGAAATGGAGGGATGGCCATCCCTCCGGGTTTTTATTGATTTTACTTTGCTTATTTTCCTATCCTGCATATTATCAAGAGAACCCATCCTTCGTTTAA
- the hisF gene encoding imidazole glycerol phosphate synthase subunit HisF, whose protein sequence is MYAKRIIPCLDVDCGRVVKGTSFVNLRDAGDPVEAAMEYDRQGADELVFLDITATAEARGIMEDMVRRVAERIFIPFTVGGGIRSVDDFTRLLRAGADKVSVNSAALLRPELISEAAEKFGSQCVVCAIDAKRRAQGGWTVYRSGGRIDTGRDAVEWAKKAERLGAGEILLTSMDCDGQKNGYDLELTAAISQSVSIPVIASGGAGKLEHFLEAFRKGKADAVLAASLFHFGEITIPELKQYLASEGIPVRVA, encoded by the coding sequence ATGTACGCGAAAAGGATTATCCCGTGTTTGGATGTCGACTGTGGGCGGGTCGTGAAGGGAACTTCCTTTGTGAACCTGCGTGACGCAGGCGACCCGGTAGAGGCAGCTATGGAGTATGACCGCCAAGGCGCCGATGAACTTGTGTTTCTCGATATTACCGCAACGGCGGAAGCGCGCGGAATCATGGAAGATATGGTGCGGCGCGTTGCGGAACGGATTTTCATTCCGTTTACCGTGGGCGGCGGCATCCGTTCGGTTGACGATTTTACACGGCTTCTCCGAGCGGGAGCCGATAAGGTTTCGGTCAATTCCGCTGCGCTTCTCCGACCGGAATTGATTTCGGAGGCGGCGGAAAAGTTCGGCAGCCAGTGCGTTGTCTGCGCCATCGATGCGAAGCGTCGTGCGCAGGGCGGATGGACGGTTTATCGGAGCGGCGGCCGTATCGATACGGGGCGTGACGCAGTGGAATGGGCGAAAAAAGCCGAACGTCTCGGAGCGGGAGAAATTCTGCTGACGAGCATGGATTGCGACGGCCAGAAAAACGGATACGACCTTGAACTGACAGCGGCAATTTCGCAAAGCGTGTCAATTCCCGTCATCGCTTCGGGAGGAGCCGGAAAACTGGAACATTTCCTTGAGGCGTTCCGCAAGGGAAAGGCAGACGCGGTGCTTGCGGCGTCTTTGTTCCACTTCGGCGAAATCACGATTCCGGAATTGAAACAATATCTCGCGAGCGAGGGAATCCCTGTCCGCGTGGCTTGA
- a CDS encoding YceD family protein: protein MILDLKKIFTEKTGTVSFDYDMDLSSTEVDNVHPFVTPVKVQGSVTAKDGFALLTAETSFDFSVPCDRCTKQIDRHLHYSFTHTLVRSLENEDDDRFIEVPDGQLDLDELMREDILLELPSKFLCKEDCKGICPKCGKNLNDGPCGCEPQNTDSRFEVLKNLIH from the coding sequence ATGATTCTTGATTTAAAGAAAATTTTCACGGAAAAAACAGGTACGGTTTCGTTTGATTACGACATGGATTTGTCTTCAACCGAGGTCGATAATGTTCATCCGTTTGTTACCCCGGTGAAGGTGCAGGGTTCTGTCACCGCAAAGGATGGCTTTGCGTTACTCACAGCCGAGACTTCTTTTGATTTTTCGGTGCCGTGTGATCGTTGCACAAAGCAGATAGACAGGCACTTGCATTATTCTTTTACGCATACTCTTGTCCGTTCTCTGGAAAACGAGGACGACGATCGTTTCATCGAAGTCCCGGATGGACAGCTGGATTTGGACGAACTTATGCGGGAAGATATTTTGCTTGAGCTTCCGTCAAAATTCCTTTGCAAAGAAGACTGCAAGGGCATTTGCCCCAAATGCGGTAAAAACCTGAATGATGGTCCATGCGGCTGTGAGCCGCAGAACACTGACAGCAGGTTTGAAGTTTTGAAAAATCTGATCCATTAA
- a CDS encoding manganese efflux pump MntP family protein — protein MDYFSIFGIAVGLSMDALAVSITNGAVTKRITPRFALKLACFFGFFQAAMPTIGWLIGKAGESIISAVDHWIALILLSYIGINMIVEARKKKQVGEFCRRQNDIPLKTLLALSVATSIDALATGVILPSAVGASTAALMAISVLLIGLITFIICFAGVYIGKKFGTLCAGKAEIIGGIVLIGIGLKIFLEHTFF, from the coding sequence ATGGACTATTTTTCCATTTTCGGCATAGCGGTGGGACTTTCCATGGATGCGCTGGCCGTAAGCATTACGAACGGAGCGGTAACAAAGCGCATTACACCGCGCTTTGCCTTGAAACTTGCCTGCTTTTTCGGCTTCTTCCAAGCCGCCATGCCCACGATCGGGTGGCTGATTGGAAAGGCGGGAGAAAGCATCATCAGCGCCGTAGACCACTGGATTGCTCTTATTCTTCTCAGCTATATTGGCATTAACATGATTGTGGAAGCCCGCAAGAAAAAACAAGTCGGTGAATTTTGCAGGAGGCAGAACGATATTCCGCTGAAAACGCTGTTGGCTCTTTCCGTCGCAACAAGTATTGACGCACTTGCCACAGGAGTAATCCTTCCTTCCGCGGTAGGCGCTTCCACAGCGGCTCTGATGGCTATTTCGGTTCTTCTAATCGGTCTGATTACCTTCATAATTTGCTTTGCCGGTGTGTATATTGGAAAAAAATTCGGCACTCTGTGTGCCGGCAAGGCCGAAATAATCGGAGGAATCGTGCTAATTGGCATCGGGCTGAAAATCTTTCTTGAACATACGTTCTTTTGA
- a CDS encoding glucose-6-phosphate isomerase, with protein sequence MSVQLDDQHLSSFINDSEFEAIAPQVRAAHDLLHSGTGLGNDFLGWVDLPENYDKQEFARIQAAAKKIRSDSQVFVVIGIGGSYLGARAAIEFLKSNNYNSLKKDTPDIYFIGNSISSTALAEVLELCEGKDVSINVISKSGTTTEPAVAFRVFRSFMEKKYGKAEAAKRIYCTTDKAKGTLKELAVREGYETFVVPDDVGGRYSVLTAVGLLPIAVAGADIQALMDGAAEARKEYADPDLTKNACYRYAAIRNILSRKGKEIEILVSYEPRFQMMCEWWKQLYGESEGKDGKGLFPASCIFSTDLHSMGQYIQQGRRILTETVVLFDKPVKDLVIEEDPDNADGLNFLAGKTMSYVNEKAFEGTVLAHTDGGVPNTVLRVPDFSEKSLGALIYFFEKACAISGYLLGVNPFNQPGVESYKKNMFALLGKPGYEGEKAALEARLNK encoded by the coding sequence ATGTCTGTTCAGCTTGATGACCAGCATCTGTCTAGTTTTATCAATGACAGTGAATTTGAGGCAATCGCCCCCCAGGTCCGTGCGGCTCATGATCTCCTTCATTCCGGCACAGGCCTCGGCAACGATTTTCTAGGCTGGGTGGATTTGCCTGAAAATTACGATAAACAGGAGTTTGCCCGTATTCAGGCAGCCGCAAAAAAGATTCGCTCCGACAGCCAGGTGTTCGTAGTAATCGGCATCGGTGGTTCCTACCTCGGAGCTCGTGCGGCAATCGAATTTTTGAAATCCAACAACTATAATTCGCTAAAAAAGGATACACCGGACATTTATTTTATCGGCAACAGCATCAGCTCCACAGCACTTGCTGAAGTGCTTGAGCTTTGCGAAGGCAAAGATGTTTCCATCAATGTTATTTCAAAATCCGGAACTACAACCGAGCCGGCAGTGGCATTCCGTGTGTTCCGCAGTTTCATGGAAAAGAAGTATGGCAAAGCAGAAGCCGCAAAACGCATTTACTGCACAACCGATAAGGCCAAAGGCACCCTGAAAGAACTGGCAGTGCGTGAAGGCTATGAAACCTTCGTTGTCCCCGATGACGTAGGCGGCCGCTATTCGGTTCTTACCGCCGTCGGCCTTTTGCCAATTGCAGTTGCCGGTGCTGATATTCAGGCACTGATGGATGGCGCTGCGGAAGCCAGAAAAGAATATGCGGATCCGGATCTTACGAAAAACGCGTGCTACCGCTATGCGGCAATTCGCAACATCCTCTCGAGAAAAGGCAAGGAAATTGAAATCCTTGTCAGCTATGAGCCTCGGTTCCAGATGATGTGCGAATGGTGGAAACAGCTGTACGGCGAAAGCGAAGGCAAGGATGGAAAGGGACTGTTCCCGGCATCCTGCATCTTCTCTACCGATCTGCACTCCATGGGTCAGTATATCCAGCAGGGGCGCCGTATTCTGACGGAGACAGTTGTCTTGTTTGACAAACCGGTGAAAGACCTGGTTATCGAGGAAGACCCCGATAATGCCGATGGACTTAACTTCCTTGCAGGCAAGACGATGTCCTACGTCAATGAAAAAGCCTTTGAAGGCACCGTACTCGCTCATACGGACGGCGGCGTTCCGAACACCGTTCTCCGTGTACCGGATTTTTCTGAGAAATCGCTTGGTGCTCTCATCTATTTCTTTGAAAAAGCGTGCGCAATTTCCGGGTATCTCCTGGGCGTGAATCCGTTCAACCAGCCGGGAGTGGAAAGCTACAAGAAAAATATGTTTGCTCTTCTCGGAAAACCTGGTTATGAAGGCGAAAAGGCTGCATTGGAAGCCCGCTTAAACAAATAA
- a CDS encoding D-alanyl-D-alanine carboxypeptidase family protein, translating to MRFQKLSACLLSAAVVIAGLPTIRASALSAEEVKAPSAILMEAQTGKILFEKNSHEKRACASITKIMTLILVMEAVDSGKIGLNDMVSVSKHAASMGGSQIWLKEGETMSVDDLLKATVIASANDCSVALGEYVAGSEEEFVAQMNQKAQQLGMKDTTFKNCYGLDEDGHLTSANDIAIMSRELIKHKKIFDYTKTWMDTLRGGKTQLVNTNKLLKTYKGITGLKTGTTGKAGSCMAATAERDGVQLIAVVLGCSDTKTRFSASAALLDYGFANYSVTKPSIPPEATAPVPVRNGMQSQVETTVDSSTSILVPKGKGGNVKYSVTINQNITAPVKKGQALGKVSCSLDGTPLQEFTIRAKTSVEPITFTAAFRLLLKKLLMV from the coding sequence ATGAGGTTCCAAAAACTTTCGGCCTGCCTTTTGTCAGCTGCGGTTGTGATTGCGGGGTTGCCGACGATAAGAGCATCAGCACTTTCCGCAGAAGAGGTAAAGGCCCCGTCTGCAATTCTGATGGAGGCACAGACAGGCAAGATATTGTTTGAAAAAAATTCTCACGAAAAGCGTGCCTGCGCGTCCATTACAAAAATAATGACGCTGATTCTTGTCATGGAAGCGGTCGATTCCGGAAAAATCGGACTGAATGACATGGTTTCGGTCAGCAAGCACGCTGCGTCAATGGGAGGCTCGCAAATTTGGCTCAAAGAAGGGGAAACAATGTCTGTCGACGACCTCCTCAAGGCGACGGTCATTGCAAGTGCAAACGACTGCTCGGTTGCATTGGGCGAATATGTGGCGGGAAGTGAAGAAGAATTCGTTGCCCAGATGAACCAAAAGGCGCAGCAGCTGGGAATGAAGGATACAACGTTCAAGAACTGCTACGGCCTAGATGAAGACGGTCATCTCACTTCAGCCAACGACATTGCAATCATGTCGCGCGAGCTGATTAAGCATAAAAAGATTTTTGACTACACAAAAACATGGATGGACACCCTGCGCGGTGGAAAGACCCAGCTTGTCAACACCAACAAACTGCTGAAGACATACAAAGGAATCACGGGCCTGAAAACAGGCACTACCGGCAAAGCGGGAAGCTGCATGGCGGCAACTGCGGAACGTGACGGCGTTCAGCTTATCGCCGTTGTGCTTGGCTGCTCCGATACGAAGACCCGTTTTTCGGCCTCTGCAGCGCTTTTGGACTATGGCTTTGCAAATTACTCCGTAACAAAGCCGTCGATTCCGCCGGAGGCGACCGCTCCGGTTCCGGTGCGCAACGGGATGCAGTCACAGGTGGAAACAACGGTCGATTCCAGCACGAGTATTCTTGTTCCGAAGGGCAAAGGCGGCAATGTGAAGTACAGTGTAACCATCAATCAAAATATTACCGCACCTGTCAAGAAAGGGCAGGCGCTCGGCAAAGTGAGCTGTTCGCTTGACGGTACTCCCTTGCAGGAGTTTACAATACGGGCAAAGACATCGGTAGAACCGATTACTTTTACTGCGGCTTTTCGTCTTCTCCTCAAAAAACTGCTGATGGTATAA
- the rpmF gene encoding 50S ribosomal protein L32, producing the protein MAVPKRKQSSARQNKRRSSVWKLSAPTLVNCPKCGELIAPHKVCGNCGYYNGREVVKKEA; encoded by the coding sequence ATGGCGGTACCGAAAAGAAAACAGTCAAGTGCAAGGCAGAACAAGCGGCGTTCTAGCGTTTGGAAGCTGAGTGCGCCGACTCTGGTAAATTGCCCAAAATGCGGCGAACTGATTGCTCCGCATAAGGTATGCGGCAATTGTGGCTATTACAATGGCAGGGAAGTTGTCAAAAAAGAAGCCTGA